From the genome of Falco peregrinus isolate bFalPer1 chromosome W, bFalPer1.pri, whole genome shotgun sequence, one region includes:
- the LOC129783221 gene encoding sorting nexin-18-like isoform X2, with translation MALRARALYDFRSENPGEISLREHEVLSLCSEQDIEGWLEGVNSRGDRGLFPASYVQVIRAHAAEPPPPARYVNLPADSFDPLLPHAVFKPATPQPPPEAVPGPFSLPPDDDGYPFPPTPYGGSYHPSQGSDDDWDDDWDESSTMADELGTLRSSHPDYKETGSQTSGHYCLSTQSELSLSSRGGYLAGHPHPPGSSAKSSATVSRNLNRFSSFVKSGGEAFVLGEASGFVKDGDKLCVVFGPQGPEWQENPYPFHCSIEDPTKQTKFKGMKSYIAYKLVPSHTGQQVHRRYKHFDWLYGRLAEKFPVISVPHLPEKQAAGRFEEDFISKRRKGLAWWMDHMCSHPVLAQCDAFQHFLTCPSTDEKAWKQGKRRAEKDEMVGANFFLTISVPTGPGASLDLQEVESQVDGFKAFTKKMDESTLQLNHTANEFARKQVTGFKKEYLKMGHSFKCLSQAFELDQQAFSDGLNQAIAFTAEAYDAIGGLFADQPRQDLDAVMDLLALYQGHLANFPDIIHIQKDTAT, from the exons ATGGCGCTGCGGGCCCGGGCGCTGTATGACTTCAGGTCGGAGAACCCGGGGGAGATCTCGCTGCGGGAGCACGAGGTGCTGAGCCTCTGCAGCGAGCAGGACATCGAAGGTTGGCTGGAGGGTGTCAACAGCCGCGGCGACCGCGGCCTCTTCCCGGCTTCCTACGTGCAGGTAATCCGCGCCCACGCCGccgagccgccgccgcctgcccgcTACGTCAACCTCCCTGCAGACAGCTTCGATCCGCTGCTGCCCCACGCGGTCTTCAAGCCGGCGAcaccgcagcccccgccggAGGCAGTGCCCGGGCCCTTCTCACTGCCCCCCGACGACGACGGGTACCCCTTTCCGCCCACGCCCTACGGCGGGTCCTAccaccccagccagggcagcgATGACGACTGGGACGATGACTGGGATGAAAGCTCCACGATGGCTGATGAGCTGGGTACCTTGCGGAGCTCCCACCCAGACTACAAGGAGACGGGCAGTCAGACCTCTGGCCACTACTGCCTGTCCACGCAGTCTGAGCTGTCCCTGAGCTCCCGCGGTGGCTACCTAGCAGGCCACCCACACCCGCCTGGCAGCAGCGCCAAGAGCTCAGCCACGGTCAGCCGCAACCTCAACCGCTTCTCCAGTTTTGTCAAGTCCGGTGGGGAGGCTTTCGTGCTGGGTGAGGCATCAGGCTTCGTGAAGGATGGGGACAAGCTGTGTGTGGTGTTTGGCCCCCAGGGCCCTGAGTGGCAGGAGAACCCCTACCCCTTCCACTGCTCCATTGAGGACCCCACCAAGCAGACCAAGTTCAAGGGTATGAAGAGCTACATTGCCTACAAGCTAGTGCCCAGCCACACTGGGCAACAGGTACACCGCCGCTACAAGCACTTTGACTGGCTCTACGGGCGCTTGGCTGAGAAGTTCCCTGTCATCTCTGTGCCCCACTTGCCGGAGAAGCAGGCCGCTGGTCGCTTTGAGGAGGACTTCATTTCCAAACGTCGCAAAGGCCTGGCCTGGTGGATGGACCACATGTGCAGCCACCCTGTGCTGGCTCAGTGTGATGCCTTCCAGCACTTCCTCACCTGTCCCAGCACGGATGAGAAGGCCTGGAAACAAGGCAAGCGCAGGGCTGAGAAAGATGAGATGGTGGGTGCCAACTTTTTCTTGACCATCAGTGTCCCCACGGGCCCTGGGGCCAGCCTGGACTTGCAGGAGGTGGAAAGTCAGGTGGATGGCTTCAAAGCCTTCACGAAGAAGATGGACGAGAGCACCCTGCAGCTTAATCACACGGCCAACGAGTTTGCCCGCAAGCAAGTCACTGGTTTCAAGAAGGAATACCTGAAGATGGGGCACTCTTTTAAGTGCCTCAGTCAGGCATTTGAGCTGGACCAACAGGCCTTTTCAGATGGCCTCAACCAAGCCATAGCCTTCACTGCAGAAGCCTATGATGCCATCGGGGGCCTCTTTGCAGATCAGCCCCGGCAGGACTTAGATGCTGTGATGGATTTGTTAGCGCTGTATCAGGGGCATTTGGCCAACTTTCCAGACATCATCCACATCCAGAAAG ACACAGCAACTTAG
- the LOC129783221 gene encoding sorting nexin-18-like isoform X1, with protein MALRARALYDFRSENPGEISLREHEVLSLCSEQDIEGWLEGVNSRGDRGLFPASYVQVIRAHAAEPPPPARYVNLPADSFDPLLPHAVFKPATPQPPPEAVPGPFSLPPDDDGYPFPPTPYGGSYHPSQGSDDDWDDDWDESSTMADELGTLRSSHPDYKETGSQTSGHYCLSTQSELSLSSRGGYLAGHPHPPGSSAKSSATVSRNLNRFSSFVKSGGEAFVLGEASGFVKDGDKLCVVFGPQGPEWQENPYPFHCSIEDPTKQTKFKGMKSYIAYKLVPSHTGQQVHRRYKHFDWLYGRLAEKFPVISVPHLPEKQAAGRFEEDFISKRRKGLAWWMDHMCSHPVLAQCDAFQHFLTCPSTDEKAWKQGKRRAEKDEMVGANFFLTISVPTGPGASLDLQEVESQVDGFKAFTKKMDESTLQLNHTANEFARKQVTGFKKEYLKMGHSFKCLSQAFELDQQAFSDGLNQAIAFTAEAYDAIGGLFADQPRQDLDAVMDLLALYQGHLANFPDIIHIQKGVSLLLPGEQLRRGGSSKEISRGAPRSIRSAAGPSAEQKSSCLARQN; from the coding sequence ATGGCGCTGCGGGCCCGGGCGCTGTATGACTTCAGGTCGGAGAACCCGGGGGAGATCTCGCTGCGGGAGCACGAGGTGCTGAGCCTCTGCAGCGAGCAGGACATCGAAGGTTGGCTGGAGGGTGTCAACAGCCGCGGCGACCGCGGCCTCTTCCCGGCTTCCTACGTGCAGGTAATCCGCGCCCACGCCGccgagccgccgccgcctgcccgcTACGTCAACCTCCCTGCAGACAGCTTCGATCCGCTGCTGCCCCACGCGGTCTTCAAGCCGGCGAcaccgcagcccccgccggAGGCAGTGCCCGGGCCCTTCTCACTGCCCCCCGACGACGACGGGTACCCCTTTCCGCCCACGCCCTACGGCGGGTCCTAccaccccagccagggcagcgATGACGACTGGGACGATGACTGGGATGAAAGCTCCACGATGGCTGATGAGCTGGGTACCTTGCGGAGCTCCCACCCAGACTACAAGGAGACGGGCAGTCAGACCTCTGGCCACTACTGCCTGTCCACGCAGTCTGAGCTGTCCCTGAGCTCCCGCGGTGGCTACCTAGCAGGCCACCCACACCCGCCTGGCAGCAGCGCCAAGAGCTCAGCCACGGTCAGCCGCAACCTCAACCGCTTCTCCAGTTTTGTCAAGTCCGGTGGGGAGGCTTTCGTGCTGGGTGAGGCATCAGGCTTCGTGAAGGATGGGGACAAGCTGTGTGTGGTGTTTGGCCCCCAGGGCCCTGAGTGGCAGGAGAACCCCTACCCCTTCCACTGCTCCATTGAGGACCCCACCAAGCAGACCAAGTTCAAGGGTATGAAGAGCTACATTGCCTACAAGCTAGTGCCCAGCCACACTGGGCAACAGGTACACCGCCGCTACAAGCACTTTGACTGGCTCTACGGGCGCTTGGCTGAGAAGTTCCCTGTCATCTCTGTGCCCCACTTGCCGGAGAAGCAGGCCGCTGGTCGCTTTGAGGAGGACTTCATTTCCAAACGTCGCAAAGGCCTGGCCTGGTGGATGGACCACATGTGCAGCCACCCTGTGCTGGCTCAGTGTGATGCCTTCCAGCACTTCCTCACCTGTCCCAGCACGGATGAGAAGGCCTGGAAACAAGGCAAGCGCAGGGCTGAGAAAGATGAGATGGTGGGTGCCAACTTTTTCTTGACCATCAGTGTCCCCACGGGCCCTGGGGCCAGCCTGGACTTGCAGGAGGTGGAAAGTCAGGTGGATGGCTTCAAAGCCTTCACGAAGAAGATGGACGAGAGCACCCTGCAGCTTAATCACACGGCCAACGAGTTTGCCCGCAAGCAAGTCACTGGTTTCAAGAAGGAATACCTGAAGATGGGGCACTCTTTTAAGTGCCTCAGTCAGGCATTTGAGCTGGACCAACAGGCCTTTTCAGATGGCCTCAACCAAGCCATAGCCTTCACTGCAGAAGCCTATGATGCCATCGGGGGCCTCTTTGCAGATCAGCCCCGGCAGGACTTAGATGCTGTGATGGATTTGTTAGCGCTGTATCAGGGGCATTTGGCCAACTTTCCAGACATCATCCACATCCAGAAAG
- the LOC101920683 gene encoding LOW QUALITY PROTEIN: uncharacterized protein LOC101920683 (The sequence of the model RefSeq protein was modified relative to this genomic sequence to represent the inferred CDS: inserted 1 base in 1 codon; substituted 1 base at 1 genomic stop codon), which translates to MAEKADKQDPLLMKDRDMFYTFLAKYGARPSVPREDWAQDNWANLQNVVDQVTSLQTEVKVRSGKGKTIVCAILGASLVAAIEDRLRKHSNENKIIESLENLVKVLQKVNYDLEQQLEKEREENRLLKTTLKAKCSKDTEVLSVIELEVEEKGIXQINPIYPQKELEEARKCFVENPQVRPLIKTEYTYLNEDDDDPHITTKEIPYTATELTKLKREYGRLPKESETEYVWRVSLTGGDQIQLSEKEAGGYWGHRVFLTTGDKRAPWSLTQRAAYWAGGLNPLDREDPLAITGTADQFLESVHKAACXQMIHERQLIPGCESLMMLPVNPKIMTPLIRGLPESLKPTGVSLQRTIVSMGPVERLEGFIRSQRNETPDSVSSHHTTSASSNKRIWTWGQVAQELIDYSRKYGPVKIPEEKSRGICQIEVEDLPLPTSKTVAAADVLRKEHPHHKTGKGGQSMTRQQWWLLGIKMGVPRDIMDGLPFDKLSKVVLKWHNPKQPSHTQGRKKISPDTPSTAPAEKAVSHEQGS; encoded by the exons ATGGCCGAAAAGGCTGATAAACAAGATCCTTTGTTAATGAAAGATCGGGACATGTTTTACACATTTCTGGCAAAGTATGGGGCTCGACCCTCTGTACCCAGAGAAGATTGGGCTCAAGATAATTGGGCAAACTTGCAGAATGTAGTGGACCAAGTGACCTCTTTACAGACTGAAGTTAAAGTTAGATCAGGTAAGGGCAAAACTATAGTCTGTGCCATTTTAGGAGCCAGCCTGGTCGCAGCAATCGAAGATCGCCTTAGAAAACatagcaatgaaaacaaaattatagaaTCCCTTGAAAATTTGGTGAAAGTTCTGCAAAAAGTGAATTATGACTTAGAACAacaattagagaaagaaagggaagaaaaccgCTTGTTAAAAACCACTCTGAAGGCAAAATGCTCTAAAGACACTGAAGTCCTGAGTGTAATAGAGCTGGAAGTAGAGGAAAAGGGTATTTGACAAATAAACCCAATATACCCTCAGAAGGAGTTGGAAGAGGCgagaaaatgttttgtggaaAACCCTCAAGTGAGACccttaattaaaacagaatataCTTATCTGAATGAGGACGATGATGATCCTCACATTACAACCAAAGAGATACCATATACTGCCACTGAGCTAACCAAACTGAAAAGAGAGTATGGGCGCCTTCCTAAAGAATCCGAAACGGAGTACGTGTGGCGCGTATCCCTAACTGGGGGGGACCAAATTCAATTAAGTGAAAAGGAAGCTGGTGGCTATTGGGGTCACAGAGTTTTCTTGACAACAGGAGATAAACGTGCCCCATGGTCCCTAACCCAGCGAGCTGCTTATTGGGCTGGAGGATTGAACCCTTTGGACAGAGAGGATCCCCTGGCAATCACTGGCACAGCTGATCAATTTTTAGAAAGTGTACACAAAGCAGCCT TACAAATGATACATGAAAGACAATTAATTCCCGGATGTGAATCCCTAATGATGCTGCCGGTGAATCCCAAAATCATGACCCCCTTGATAAGGGGACTTCCAGAGTCACTCAAACCTACGGGGGTTAGCCTTCAAAGGACCATCGTGTCGATGGGCCCTGTAGAAAGGCTGGAAGGTTTTATTAGAAGCCAGAGAAATGAAACACCGGATTCAGTTTCTTCCCACCATACGACCTCAGCATCAAGTAATAAAAGGATATGGACCTGGGGGCAAGTAGCACAAGAATTGATAGATTATAGTAGGAAATATGGTCCTGTAAAAATCCCAGAGGAAAAGTCGAGGGGAATCTGCCAAATAGAAGTTGAGGATTTGCCCCTCCCCACCAGTAAAACTGTAGCTGCCGCTGATGTCCTGAGAAAGGAGCATCCGCACCATAAAACAGGAAAGGGAGGACAGTCCATGACTCGACAACAGTGGTGGCTTTTGGGAATTAAAATGGGAGTCCCCAGGGATATAATGGATGGCTTACCCTTTGATAAATTGAGCAAGGTAGTTTTGAAGTGGCATAATCCAAAACAACCCTCTCATAcacagggcaggaaaaaaatatcacccGATACACCCTCAACTGCCCCCGCTGAGAAAGCTGTTTCCCATGAGCAGGGAAGCTAG